In one Bacillota bacterium genomic region, the following are encoded:
- a CDS encoding AtpZ/AtpI family protein, with protein MRAMALASTIGLSLVIPPVMGYFAGRWLDGRFGTEPVISMIGLVVGIVLGFVEMVHILHQIEREERKPK; from the coding sequence ATGCGAGCGATGGCGCTGGCAAGCACCATCGGGTTGTCGCTGGTGATACCGCCGGTGATGGGTTATTTCGCCGGACGGTGGCTGGACGGAAGATTCGGCACCGAGCCGGTCATCTCCATGATTGGGCTGGTGGTGGGTATCGTGCTGGGATTTGTGGAGATGGTGCATATTCTTCACCAGATCGAGCGGGAGGAGCGTAAGCCAAAATAG
- the atpB gene encoding F0F1 ATP synthase subunit A, whose protein sequence is MEGHHASPWLFVANAGFVAVLLLLAARAGTRRMEKVPRGFWQNVAEQTVESFRYFAVNVIGPGGEKHAPFLGTLFLFILTSNLIGLVPVFSKAAPTATLNTTIALAVITFFYVQWQGIRANGVVGYLKHFTMGTHPLLWPLMVPLEIISELAKPLSLAIRLYGNMYGKEQVIIVLVGLAASLLPIWLPIPFQFPILVFGVFVGFVQALVFTLLAGIYIALMTQHEEEHAH, encoded by the coding sequence TTGGAAGGTCATCATGCCAGTCCATGGCTGTTTGTGGCGAACGCGGGGTTCGTGGCGGTGCTTCTTTTGCTGGCAGCGAGAGCGGGCACACGCCGCATGGAGAAGGTTCCTCGGGGGTTCTGGCAGAACGTCGCAGAGCAGACGGTGGAGTCGTTCCGTTATTTCGCAGTGAACGTCATCGGGCCCGGCGGGGAAAAGCACGCTCCTTTTCTGGGCACGCTGTTCCTGTTCATCTTGACTTCCAACCTGATTGGGCTGGTGCCTGTTTTCAGTAAGGCTGCACCGACTGCCACCCTGAACACGACGATTGCGCTGGCGGTGATCACGTTCTTTTATGTACAGTGGCAGGGCATTCGCGCCAACGGCGTTGTAGGCTATTTGAAGCACTTTACCATGGGGACACATCCGTTGCTCTGGCCGTTGATGGTGCCGCTGGAGATTATTAGCGAGCTGGCAAAGCCGTTGTCTCTGGCGATACGTTTGTATGGGAACATGTATGGAAAGGAGCAGGTGATTATCGTGCTGGTGGGACTGGCGGCATCGCTGTTGCCTATCTGGTTGCCCATCCCGTTCCAGTTTCCGATACTGGTGTTTGGAGTATTTGTCGGCTTTGTGCAGGCGCTGGTATTTACGCTGTTGGCGGGCATTTACATCGCCCTCATGACTCAGCACGAAGAAGAGCACGCGCATTAG
- the atpE gene encoding ATP synthase F0 subunit C, whose product MYLFGLALAVGFGLPVAVLSAAIAQGRAAAAALEGMARQPEAAGNIRTSMIIALAFIESLVIYALLMFFLLQGKLPGIDALANLPK is encoded by the coding sequence CTGTATCTATTCGGGTTAGCACTGGCGGTCGGTTTCGGCTTGCCGGTAGCGGTGTTGTCGGCGGCGATTGCGCAGGGGCGTGCAGCCGCTGCGGCGCTGGAAGGCATGGCTCGCCAACCAGAGGCAGCGGGCAACATCCGAACCTCGATGATTATCGCTCTGGCGTTCATCGAGTCGCTGGTGATTTACGCCCTGCTGATGTTCTTCTTGCTGCAGGGCAAGCTGCCCGGCATCGATGCACTCGCGAATCTACCCAAGTAG
- the atpF gene encoding F0F1 ATP synthase subunit B, with product MGEIMHQLGIEPATIVVEMVGFVLLLVLLKRYLWDPATRYLEQRQMDIAQTYDKVEHTRQEMERLRSEYEQRLASIEAEARAQIQQAVKEAQEVREHILAEARQQAEKMIRDAEEVIRYEREKALAEMRTQVVDLTLLATSRILQESVDDARHRKMVEDFIEQVASSA from the coding sequence ATGGGCGAAATCATGCATCAACTGGGCATCGAACCGGCGACCATCGTCGTCGAGATGGTCGGGTTCGTGCTGTTACTGGTGCTGCTCAAAAGGTACCTGTGGGATCCTGCGACACGCTATCTGGAGCAGCGCCAGATGGACATCGCGCAGACCTATGACAAGGTCGAGCATACCCGTCAGGAGATGGAGCGTCTGCGTAGCGAGTACGAGCAACGTCTTGCCAGTATCGAGGCGGAAGCGCGTGCACAAATCCAGCAGGCAGTGAAAGAGGCTCAGGAGGTACGGGAGCACATTCTTGCGGAAGCCCGACAGCAGGCGGAAAAGATGATACGCGACGCCGAAGAGGTCATTCGCTACGAGCGGGAAAAGGCCCTGGCGGAAATGCGCACGCAGGTGGTAGACCTGACCCTGCTGGCGACATCGCGTATCCTGCAGGAGAGCGTCGATGACGCCAGACACCGCAAGATGGTCGAAGACTTCATTGAGCAGGTGGCGAGCAGCGCATGA
- the atpH gene encoding ATP synthase F1 subunit delta, which produces MREERVAKRYARALFNAAVRTQAVDEVNEALQQLLDTLNKQPPLRTLLLNPLIPRERKQQMVQEAIGRHTHPLLASLLSVLVDKRRERLLPEVAREYVELRDEHLGILRVQATTAYPLDNDQEQALVRSLERRTSKTVVLQTRVDPSLIGGIVVRIGDTIIDGSVRGQLLRLRQYLLNA; this is translated from the coding sequence ATGAGAGAGGAACGTGTCGCCAAACGGTATGCCCGCGCCCTGTTCAATGCAGCGGTGCGCACACAGGCTGTGGATGAGGTGAACGAGGCGTTGCAGCAGTTGCTGGATACTTTGAACAAGCAACCGCCTCTGCGCACCCTGTTGCTGAATCCACTCATTCCGCGTGAGCGCAAGCAGCAGATGGTGCAGGAGGCTATCGGGCGGCATACTCACCCCCTGCTGGCATCTCTGCTGAGCGTGCTGGTGGACAAGAGGCGCGAGCGCTTACTGCCCGAGGTGGCACGCGAGTATGTGGAACTGCGCGACGAACACCTGGGCATCCTTCGCGTGCAGGCGACGACGGCCTACCCTCTGGACAATGATCAGGAACAGGCGCTTGTTCGCAGTTTGGAACGGCGTACCAGCAAGACGGTGGTTCTGCAGACGCGGGTAGACCCGTCGTTGATTGGTGGCATTGTGGTGCGCATCGGTGATACCATTATCGACGGTAGTGTGCGTGGACAGCTGCTGCGGCTGCGGCAGTATTTGCTGAATGCTTAG
- the atpA gene encoding F0F1 ATP synthase subunit alpha, producing the protein MAISPEEITSILERELEQYQRGYEEVGIGTVLQVGDGIARVYGLQDVMVSELVEFPDGTMGMALNLEEDNVGVIILGSDENIKEGDTVKRTGRILSVPVGKPLLGRVVNPLGQPLDDKGAIVSDEYRLLEIKAPGVVHRQPVKEPLQTGIKAIDSMIPIGRGQRELIIGDRQTGKTAIAVDTIINQKYTHQTDSPVYCIYVAIGQKLSTIARVVKTLEDYGAMDYTTVVVASASDPAPLQYIAPYAGCTMGEYFRDNGMHALVVYDDLSKHAQAYRQVSLLLRRPPGREAYPGDVFYLHSRLLERAAKMSDEKGGGSLTALPIIETQAGDVSAYIPTNVISITDGQIYLESDLFFAGVRPAMNVGISVSRVGGNAQIKAMKQVAGRLKLDLAQYREVQAFAQFSSDLDRVTQQQLARGQRMVELLKQPQYQPMPVEDQIIVIFAGTGGYLDDVPVSEIQRFEREFLAFVHDKYPEVPEHIRREKEIDSVTQDALEKAVKEFKRQFKA; encoded by the coding sequence TTGGCGATAAGCCCTGAAGAGATTACGTCCATTCTGGAGAGAGAGCTGGAGCAGTACCAGCGCGGTTATGAAGAAGTCGGCATTGGTACGGTGCTGCAGGTGGGCGACGGTATTGCCCGCGTGTATGGCTTGCAGGATGTGATGGTGAGCGAGCTCGTCGAGTTCCCCGACGGCACGATGGGCATGGCGCTGAACCTCGAGGAGGATAACGTCGGCGTTATCATCCTCGGTAGCGACGAAAACATCAAAGAGGGAGATACGGTGAAGCGCACAGGGCGCATCCTGTCTGTGCCTGTGGGCAAACCGTTGCTCGGACGGGTGGTGAACCCGCTGGGACAGCCGCTCGATGACAAAGGGGCTATCGTGAGCGATGAATATCGTTTGCTGGAGATTAAGGCGCCGGGCGTGGTGCATCGTCAGCCCGTGAAAGAACCCCTGCAAACCGGTATCAAAGCGATAGACAGCATGATCCCTATCGGACGGGGACAGCGCGAGCTCATCATCGGCGACCGGCAGACGGGCAAAACCGCTATCGCGGTGGATACTATCATCAACCAGAAATACACCCATCAGACCGACTCGCCAGTCTACTGCATCTACGTTGCCATCGGGCAGAAGTTGAGTACCATCGCCCGGGTAGTGAAAACGCTGGAAGACTACGGTGCGATGGATTACACCACAGTGGTGGTGGCGAGCGCGTCCGACCCCGCACCGTTGCAGTACATCGCCCCTTATGCAGGCTGTACCATGGGCGAGTACTTCCGCGACAACGGTATGCACGCGCTGGTGGTGTATGACGACCTGTCCAAGCACGCGCAGGCGTATCGCCAGGTCTCTCTCTTGTTACGCCGTCCGCCCGGGCGTGAGGCGTATCCGGGAGATGTGTTCTACCTGCACTCGCGCCTGCTGGAGCGCGCCGCCAAGATGTCTGATGAGAAAGGCGGTGGTTCGCTGACCGCGTTGCCCATCATCGAGACGCAAGCGGGCGACGTTTCCGCCTACATCCCCACGAACGTCATCTCCATCACCGACGGGCAGATATATTTGGAGAGCGACCTGTTCTTCGCTGGCGTTCGCCCCGCGATGAACGTGGGTATTTCGGTATCGCGCGTGGGTGGAAACGCCCAGATTAAGGCGATGAAGCAGGTCGCGGGACGCCTGAAGCTCGACCTGGCGCAGTATCGCGAGGTACAGGCGTTCGCACAGTTCAGCTCCGACCTTGACCGCGTGACGCAACAGCAGCTGGCGCGCGGACAGCGCATGGTGGAGCTGCTCAAACAACCGCAGTATCAGCCCATGCCGGTAGAAGACCAGATTATCGTCATCTTTGCCGGTACGGGGGGATATCTGGATGATGTGCCGGTGAGCGAAATCCAGCGTTTCGAGCGGGAGTTCCTCGCTTTCGTGCACGACAAGTATCCCGAAGTGCCGGAGCATATCCGCCGTGAGAAAGAGATCGACTCGGTGACGCAAGACGCGCTGGAGAAAGCGGTCAAAGAGTTCAAGAGGCAGTTCAAGGCATAA
- the atpG gene encoding ATP synthase F1 subunit gamma, with amino-acid sequence MATLRQIRQRIRVARNIQQITRAMKMIAAARLKRAQDRVLAARPYAEKMQTLIGTLALASGSIEHPLLQSREQVRRVGVLLITADRGLCGSYNTNVIRRCLDFVQQYDSEQVRLLTVGKKGMQFMQRRGYPSVQHFNIPLSGPTIAHAQEIAGVAQQMFLTEEVDEFYLAFSRFRSALVQIPTVQRLLPVERVEAENGRLEHLDFIFEPSSEDLLKRLLPRYVLNLVYQALLEATASEHGARMTAMSAATDNAGKMISTLTLNLNRARQAAITKEILEVVSGAEALKENE; translated from the coding sequence ATGGCAACCCTGCGACAAATCCGGCAACGCATTCGCGTCGCGCGCAATATCCAGCAGATTACCCGCGCGATGAAGATGATTGCGGCGGCGCGCCTGAAAAGGGCGCAGGACCGCGTGCTGGCGGCTCGCCCCTACGCCGAAAAGATGCAGACACTCATCGGCACGCTGGCGCTGGCAAGCGGCTCGATCGAGCACCCCCTTTTGCAAAGCCGTGAGCAGGTACGGCGCGTGGGTGTACTGCTCATCACCGCCGACAGAGGGCTGTGTGGCAGCTATAACACCAATGTTATCCGTCGCTGTCTGGACTTCGTGCAGCAGTACGATTCCGAACAGGTGCGCCTGCTGACTGTCGGCAAAAAGGGGATGCAGTTCATGCAACGGCGCGGTTATCCCTCCGTGCAGCACTTCAACATTCCGCTTTCGGGACCTACCATAGCACACGCCCAGGAGATAGCAGGCGTTGCTCAGCAGATGTTCCTGACGGAAGAGGTCGACGAGTTTTATCTGGCGTTCAGCCGTTTTCGCAGTGCGCTCGTGCAAATCCCGACGGTACAGCGACTTCTGCCTGTAGAGCGCGTGGAAGCGGAGAACGGACGGCTGGAGCATCTGGATTTCATCTTCGAGCCATCCTCTGAAGACCTGCTGAAGCGGCTGTTGCCCCGCTACGTGCTGAATCTGGTGTATCAGGCATTGCTGGAAGCCACTGCCAGCGAACACGGCGCGCGCATGACCGCCATGTCCGCCGCTACCGACAATGCGGGTAAAATGATATCGACGCTCACTCTCAACCTGAACCGCGCCCGACAGGCAGCGATCACCAAAGAGATCCTGGAAGTGGTGTCGGGAGCGGAGGCGCTGAAGGAGAACGAGTAA
- a CDS encoding Uma2 family endonuclease, which yields MAVVTGKRRHTIEDLWVLSHQTDKRLELVRGELRELTPTGWEHGRVCARIARLLDVYASGGQRGVALGAETGCVLHAGDEPTVRAADAAFIRRERLPEQLPVGYAQIVPDLVVEVTSPSDTYAMVAEKVNDWLLAGAQMVWVVDTSSRQVSVHRPNQSVRVYGESDTLSGEDVLPDFACKVSELFAW from the coding sequence ATGGCGGTTGTCACAGGGAAACGGAGACACACGATAGAGGATTTGTGGGTGCTGTCCCACCAGACCGACAAACGGCTTGAACTGGTGAGAGGGGAATTGAGAGAATTGACGCCAACTGGATGGGAGCATGGTAGGGTTTGTGCTAGAATAGCGCGGCTGCTGGATGTGTATGCAAGTGGTGGTCAACGTGGCGTTGCATTGGGAGCCGAGACAGGATGTGTTTTGCACGCAGGTGATGAACCAACTGTACGCGCCGCAGACGCGGCGTTTATTCGAAGAGAGCGGCTTCCCGAACAGTTGCCTGTGGGTTACGCACAAATAGTTCCCGATTTGGTAGTAGAGGTGACGTCGCCGTCGGACACCTACGCAATGGTGGCGGAGAAAGTGAACGACTGGCTACTGGCGGGCGCGCAGATGGTGTGGGTGGTGGATACGTCCAGTCGACAGGTAAGCGTGCATCGCCCCAATCAATCGGTGCGGGTGTACGGTGAATCAGACACTCTCTCGGGCGAAGACGTGCTGCCCGATTTTGCGTGCAAGGTGTCGGAGCTTTTTGCGTGGTAA
- a CDS encoding Uma2 family endonuclease, whose amino-acid sequence MAVTTEKRTYTVDEFWALCHQTDERLELVKGALRELAPANFEHGLVAGKLQVLIGQFVMSQRLGYVVAAETGFVLSEQPATVRAPDMAYVSRERVMESHIERFADFAPDLVAEVVSPSDTFSSVAEKVEDWLNAGVRLVWVIDPATKTVRVYRTGQPTQVLREQDTLSGEDVLPGFACKVSELFAW is encoded by the coding sequence ATGGCAGTAACGACCGAGAAGCGGACATACACGGTAGACGAGTTCTGGGCGCTGTGTCACCAGACGGATGAACGACTAGAACTGGTAAAGGGGGCTTTACGGGAATTGGCACCAGCGAACTTCGAGCATGGGCTGGTGGCGGGCAAGTTACAGGTGCTGATCGGCCAGTTTGTGATGAGCCAACGACTAGGGTATGTGGTCGCAGCCGAGACAGGGTTCGTATTATCCGAGCAGCCTGCGACGGTTCGCGCGCCCGATATGGCTTATGTATCCCGCGAGCGCGTGATGGAAAGCCATATCGAACGTTTTGCCGACTTTGCGCCTGATTTGGTCGCAGAAGTGGTGTCGCCATCGGACACGTTTTCGTCTGTGGCAGAGAAAGTTGAGGATTGGTTGAACGCAGGGGTGCGCCTCGTTTGGGTGATTGACCCTGCGACCAAGACAGTTCGGGTATACCGCACAGGTCAGCCAACGCAGGTGCTGCGTGAGCAGGACACCCTATCTGGCGAGGACGTGTTACCTGGTTTTGCGTGCAAGGTGTCGGAGCTTTTTGCGTGGTAA